In the genome of Rhodothermales bacterium, the window GGCATCGCTGCGTACCGGAGGGGAGAAAGGACACGCCGGGGCGTGCGGGGAACCGGGTCGGGCGGGCGGCTACTGCCGGCTGATCTCGAGGATCTTGAGCGGGACCTTGCCGGCGGGCACCGTGATCTCCACGACGTCGCCAACTTCGTGGCCGAGCAAGCCTTTCCCGACCGGGCTCGCGATCGAGATCTTGCCCTTCGCCATGTCCGCTTCTTCGGCGGAGACGAGGGTGTACGTCGCCTCCTTCTTCGTCTTCACGTTCTCCACCCGGACGGTCGAGAGGATGAAGACCTTGGAGTCGTCGATCTGCTTCTCGTCGACGAGGCGGGCGCTCGCGATCGTCGTTTCGAGCTTCGCGATGCGGGCTTCGTGGTGGCCCTGCGCCTCTTTGGCAGCGTCGTACTCCGCGTTCTCCGAGAGGTCGCCCTGCGCGCGCGCCTCGGCGATCTCCTGGGCGATCCGTTGCCGCCCCTCGGTCTTGGCGAGGCGGAGTTCTTCCTTGAGCTTGTCGAGCGCTTCTTGCGTGAGATAAACCGGCTTGTCCATGCCCGTCGTGGTACCCTGAAAACAAAAAAGAACGCCACGTCCCGACCGGGAGGCGGCGATGGAAAGCGGAATATACGGCGACGAAGGGCGTCACCGCCATTGAAGTCAGGAGAATACCGATAGCGCCTGCGCCGTCACGTCGAAGCCGTCGATCGTCACCACCCGGAGCGAGCCGGGCCGGACGGCGCGGGGCCCGGTCGCGCGGACTCGGGGCGAACAGCGGGCTGGGCGGGCGGCGCGGTCGTGGCGAATACGGGTGAGGCCGGGCCGCCGTCGGTCCGCACGTCGAGGAGGCGGCGGGCGGTCCAATACGTCTCTTGGAAGTGTCGCTGGTTGAAATCGTCGACGAGCACGCGGTCGCGCGACGACGAGGCGTGGAGGAGGCGTCCGCCGTCGAGGTAGATACCGACGTGGCGCTGGTCGGGGCCGGTGCGGAAGAAGACGAGGTCGCCCGTGCGGAGGTCGTCCCGGCGCACGGCGATGCCCTCGTTGACCTGCGTCCGCGTCGAGCGCGTGAGGTGGAGCGCGAACGCCCCGGCGTAGACGGCGCGGACGAGCGCGGAGCAGTCGACGCCGCTCTTCGTGGTGCCGCCGAAGCGGTACGGCACGCCCATCCACTCGGACGCCGCGCGGAGGAGTTGCGCTTCCGCCGCCGTCGCGGGCACCGGAGCGCGAGCGCGGGCCTCGACCGTCGCGGGCGTCGTCGCGTTTCCAACCGGGGCGCTCGACCCGCACCCGGCGAGGAGCAGGAGCGCCGCCGTGGCGACGAGCGGAGCGAACGCGCGGTCGAGTGCGAATCGAAACGGGGGCATGACGAAACGAACGGTTGGGTAATGTTTTGCTTTAAGGTAAGACATTGACGTGAAATAGAACGATAGCAACCGGATTGCGTCCACGGTGGCGGGAACACGGTCTTGCCGTGAGGATTCACCCGAGGTGTCGCGCACCGTGCCTCCCTCGTCTGCAAGCTCCGGTCCGGTTCGGCGCACCAATCCTCCTTCCGCGTTTTCCACCGACCCGATTCCCCATGCCGTATCCCGAGCCGCTCGTCCAACCCATGCGCGCAGAGCTAACCCGCCTCGGCGTGGACGAACTCACCGACGCCGCCGCCGTCGATCAGGCGATGGAAGCGGCCGAGGACCAGACCGTCCTCGTCGTCGTCAACTCCGTGTGCGGTTGCGCCGCGGCGAACGCTCGTCCCGCTGTCGCGATGGCGAAGAACGTCGGTCCGCAGCCCGACCGCTACGTGACGGTCTTCGCCGGGCAGGATCTGGAGGCGACCGCGCGCATGCGCGAGCACCTGCAGGGCATCCCGCCGTCGTCGCCGTTCATGGCGCTGTTGAAGGACGGCGACCCCGTCTTCGTGCTGGAGCGCCGCCACATCGAGGGCCGCAGCGCGAGCGCGATCGCGACCGACCTCGTGGGTGCGTTCGAGAAGTACTGCGGGACCGACGCCGCGCCCGCCGGCGAAGCCGAGCGCCCCGAACTCGCCGCGCAGCCCGACGCCCGCGGCGAACTGCCCGACTCGTTCCGCTCGATCCTCTGATCCGAAAGCTGGAACGGAATTGATATCGCGGGGGCGGCGCTTGCGTTGCCCCCGCGCTGCGTTTTCAGAGGTCGTCTCCGAGCGCGCCTTGTCGGACCGCGAGGCCGAGATAGCCGAGCCCACCGGCGAAGGCCGCGAGTACGACCCAGAGACCGGATTCGGCCCACGCCTGCACGATGCCCACGAGCACGAGGAATGGGAGCGCGTAGGTGACGACCCGGAGGGCAGCGAGGGCGGCCGGCCGAAGGGGCGTCCCGGCCAGGCGGAGCATCCAGCCGATGTGGAGCAGCCGCATCGCCGCGCCGACGACGCCGAGCGCGACGATCGCATCGAGCGCGGTGCCGAGTACGGCGACGGCAGCGAAGGCGCCGGTCTGGACTACGAACAGGACGATGCTGAAGCCGAGGTCGGCGCGCTGCTGCTCCGTGACGTCGAACACGCGCGTCAGCGGCACGGCGACGGAGACGAGCAGCACCCACACCGACAGCGCGCGGGCGTATTCCCCAGCCAGTGCCCACTCCGGGCCGAACACAAAGGCAAACAGGGCAGGACCCGCGACGGCGACGACGAGCGCGGGGTAGACCGTCACGACGAGGAGCTGGCGGAGGACGCTGAGCGTGAGCGGACCCAACCGGTTCGCGCGGTGCGCCTCGGCCGCCCGGACGAAGAACACCTGCCCGACGGCACCGGTCAGCAGGCCGAGGGGGAGCACGAGGGTCCCGAACGCGATGCCGAACTGGCCGACGGTGCCCGTGGTGAAGAAGGCGGCGAGGAGGAGGACCGGCGCGCGGCTGGCGAGGACGTTCAGCAGGGCGGCAGGTGCCGAGAAGAGCGGGAAGCGGACATATCGCCGCGCGAGCGTCGGAAGAGCGGAGAGGGAAACACGCAGCCGCCGCCCGTCGGCGTACATATACGTCGCGCCGAGCCAGAGGACGCTCACGACGAACCCTACGGCGGCGCCAGCGACGAGGCCCACCGCGCCGATCGCCAGGAACCCGGCGGCGAGTTGGATCGCCACAACACTCCCGCTCTGCACGGCCCGGCTGGCCGAGACGGGGCGGAACCGGTGGAGGCGGGTGTGCCACGTCTCGAGCGCGAGGCCCCACCCCGCGAGGACGACAGCGGGCGGGAGGAAGAGGAGCGCCGGCCGCATCGCCGGCCCGCCGAGCACCTCGGCCCACCACGAGAGGTCCAGCAGGACGAGGGCAGTCGCCAGGCCCACGCCCATCGTCACGGCGAAGGCGAGGGCGAGCACGCCCGCCGCGTCGTCGTCGTCGTCGGGGAGCATGAGGGCATCCTCATAGCGGCCGGAGGAGACGGTGCCGAGCACGGTGACGAGCGTGACGAAGACCGTCAAAACGCCGAACTCGTCGGGGGTGAACAGCCGCGTCAGCACCGGCCGCGCGGCGAAGACGACGGCTTGGGCCGCGACGGCGCCCGTAACGAGGGTGAGGACGGGGCGCAGGAAGCCGCCGTGGCGGAGTCTCTCGGCACGGCGGATCGAGCGCTTCGCCCGTGCGAGCCGCAGGCGGACCCGTCGCAGAGTGCGGAGCGCGTTCAAGGCGAGGGTCCGGTTAGCCGGTACACCGTCCACTCTGCGTTTTCGAACGCCACGGCGAAAGGGAGGCGCGTGCCGCGCGCCACGAGCGCGTAGTCGGCGCCGTATCCCGACTGGAGCCGCTGCCAGTCAGCCGGGCCGAGCTGCTCGTACGCGGCGTCGAGCACCGGCTTCACGCCGACCCCCGTCGCCGGCAGCGTGATGGGCGCGATGTCCATCAGCCGCTGAAACCACGTCTGCATCGCAGCATCGGTGAAGACGAACCCGGTGAAATCGGCGACGACGGCGCGGCGGGCGAACGTCCGAAACGTGCTCACGGACGGAGGGGTCGCGAACAGGGCGTCCTCGGCCGTCGCTACCCGTGCCCACGCTTCGACCTCGCCCAGCGGAGAGGCCTGATGGCGCAGCGGGTGGAGCAGCGCACCCGGCCGCCCCACATCCCGGACAGCGAGTCCGGCGAGGAGCACAAGCAGCACGGTCGCGACGGCCAGCCCGATCCACCGGCGGCCGAGCACGCCCTCGCTGAATCGCCGGAGTGCGTCGGGCAGCAGACTCGCGAACGCAGCGGTGACGAGGATCGATGCTACGAGCGTGACGAGCACCGTCAGCTTGAACAGTTGCAGCTTCGCCACGAGCGTCACGGGGACGATTTCGACGAAGAGCACGGCGATCCCGCAGAGGAGCGCGATGAAGACGCCGCTCGCCGCGAGAAAGCCTCCGTGTCGGAGGACGCCACGCCGGTGCAGCCATCGGCCCGCCGCGATCCCGAACACGGCGACCGGCCAGAACCGGAGGTGGGCACCGGCCCCGAAAGAGAAGAACAGATGGTGGTGCGGATTGCGAAAGAGGGCGTGGATGTAGAACGGCGGCGGTGCGGACTCGACGGTCGGGCTCGTGGCGGACTGTTCGAACCCCACTGGGACGAGGATCGGCAGGGCGGCGAGGACGAACGCACCGCCGAATCGCACGAGGTCGAGGAGGTCGGCGCGCCACTTCTGTCCTTCGAGGTCCGCGCTCAACGCCGCCCGCCCGAGCCCGACCACGCCGAGCACGAGGGCCGTCTGCGCCCCGGCGAGCAGGTGGAACCACGCCGCGACGCCGAGGAGCACGCCCGCCCAGCCCCAGCGCCGTTGCAGGAAGAGGGTGATCGCGGGCACGGCGAGCGCCCACGCCACGCCCTCCGGCACGAGCGCGTCGTAGGCCAGCGAGTTCGCCCCGAGCGTCCACTTCACCGTCAGCACGAGCACGACGGGCACGCTCAGCGCCGCCGCGAGCCGGTCGCGGACGAGATCGCGCGCGAGTCCGTACACGCCGAAGCTGAGCGCGACGGTCACGCCAATCCACAGCAGCAGCACGCTCAGCCACCCGGGTAGAACGAGGCTCGGCAGTGCCATCAGCCACAGGAAATACGTCCGCACGTTGACGCCCGACGCGACGGTCTGCACCAGCCAGTCCTGCGTGAACAGGCTGCCGTCGAGGAGGTGGAGCAGCGATGGGATCAGCTCGTCCTGATCGCCCGATCCGTAGACGTACCCGAACCGGAGAAAGGTCGCAGCGAGGGTGAGGAGCGCGACGAAGAGCGGGAGCCCGTGCTGCTGCCGGCGGAGTCGCCCCGCGAGGTCGCCGATCGTCGACGGCGGAGCGGGTGTGCCGTCAGGGCGGGCGGGCGCGTCGGACTGCATCGGGAGGGGGGCCGGAGGCGAGCGGGGTCACCGCCGCAGCCGGTCGAGCAGGCGGAGCTCGGGGCGGGCGGTGTGGCGGGCGCGAAAATACGGAACGAGTGCGCTGCCGAACCGACGCTTGAACTCGGCGATGGACGGCGTGTTGGCCCCGACGAAGTCGAAGGTCGCCACGCCCTCCTCGCGCAGCCGGGGCAGGACGTGGCCGAGCAGCACGGTCATCGCCGCGCCGGGCTCGCTGCCGGCGAGCCAGTAGTGCGCCGTCCGCCCGTCCGAGAGCACGAGCAGTCCGGCTTCTGCCGTCCCATCGCGGCGCGCGACGAAAGCCCGGACAAGGCCGTCCTCGGCGAGTCCGTGCGCCAGTGCCGCCGCCGATTCCGATGCGATCCCGAGCGATTGCCCCTGCCGGGCGTGCGATGCCTCGACGAGCGCGAGCGCCTCGGCGACGTATTGGGCTCCGTCCGCTAGCACGAAGTCGTCCCGCTCCCTTTTCAGCGTCCGCTTCGGGTTCGACGACCAGCCCGACGTTACGGCGTCCTGCGCTTGCAGGTCGATGCGGTACGTGAACGCGGGCTCGACCCGCCAGCCCTGCCACTGGAACGGCCGCACGTCGCCGAGCGACGGGTGGAGGACCAGCGTCGCCTGATGGAACGTGCCGGCAATCAGTCCGAGCAGGGCATCGAGCGGCGAGCGGTGATGGTGCACGTCGGTCTCGCGCAGGTCCCCGTCGAGCAACGGAGAGACGTACTGCACGAGCGGCGGGAGGGCGGCGGCGCGGTAGGGCCCCCGCCGCTTCTCGAACACGAGCGCCCCGGCGCGCAGCACATCGTCCTCCCATACCGAGGCGACGAAGGCAGGCAGGCCGAGCGCGGCCTCGACTCGGGCCGCGAACCGGAGGTCAGCGTACGCCGTGGCCTGCGCGCTCTGGGCGAGCAGCCGGTCCCACGCGGGGCGCACGGCCGGATCGCTCAGGCGGTGGAGAGACGTGCGGTACGGGGATGCGTCGGCCATCGCGCCAAAATACAGTAGGGGCGCAGCGTGCTGCGCCCCTACGGCAAAACCGGCAATCGGGTGGATTACAGGATGTACTGGCTGAGGTCGCGGTTCTCGACGACGGACTGGAGCCGGTCGCGGACGTAGGCCTCGTCGACCGTGATCGTGTCGTCCTGCTGCGCTTCGGGGACCTCGAAGAGGATCTCCTCGAGCAGCGTCGTCAGGATCGTGTGGAGCCGCCGGGCGCCGATGTTCTCGACCTCCTCGTTGACGTGCGCCGCGATCCGGGCGATCTCGCGCACGGCATCGTCGGTGAACTCGATCGTCACGCCTTCGGAGGCGAGGAGCGCTTGGTACTGCTTGAGGAGGGCGTTCTTCGGGATCGTGAGGATCTTGTAGAAGTCGTTCTCGGTGAGGTTGTCGAGCTCGACGCGGATCGGGAAGCGGCCCTGCATCTCGGGGATGAGGTCGCTCGGCTTCGAGACGTGGAACGCGCCCGAGGCGATGAACAAGATGTGGTCGGTCTTAACGGGTCCGTACTTCGTCATCACCGTCGAGCCCTCGACGATCGGGAGGAGGTCGCGCTGGACGCCCTCGCGCGAGACGTCCGGCCCGCCCGCCTGCCGCGAGCCGCCGGCTACCTTGTCGATCTCGTCGATGAACACGATGCCCGACTGCTGGACGCGCTCGACAGCCACGCGCTGGACAGCGTCCATGTCGATGAGCTTCTGCGCTTCCTCGGCCGTGAGCGCTTCGATGGCCTCGTTCACTGGCATCCGGCGCTTCTTCTTTTTCTTGCCGCCGCCGAGGTTGCCGAACATCTCCTGGATGTTGATCCCCATCTCTTCGAGCCCCATCGGCCCGAACATCTGGAGCGTCGGCGTGCTCTCGCTCGCCACGTCGATCTCGATCTCGCGCTCGTCGAGTTTGCCCTCGTGGAGCATCGTACGGAAGCGCTCGCGCGTGCGCTCACGGAGGTCGTCCTCGTCCGTCGGCTCGCCTTCGACCTCCTCCTGCGGGCGGATCACGAAGCCGGGACCGTTGAGGAGGGTGCCTTCCCGCTCCTTGCGCGGCTTCGACGGCGGGATCAGCACGTCGAGCACGCGCTCCTCGGCCTGCTGCCGGGCCTTCTCCTGCACGCCTTCGGCCTGCTCTTCCTTGATCATCCCGATCGCGAAGTCGGTGAGGTCGCGGATGATGGAGTCCACGTCGCGGCCGACGTAGCCGACCTCGGTGAACTTCGTGGCCTCGACCTTGATGAAGGGCGCGCCGGCGAGGCGGGCGAGGCGGCGGGCGATTTCGGTCTTGCCCACGCCCGTCGGGCCGATCATGATGATGTTATTGGGCATGATCTCCTCGCGCATCTCGTCGGGCGCGTTCATGCGCCGCCAGCGGTTGCGGAGGGCGATGGCGACGCTCTTCTTGGCGTCGTCCTGCCCGATGATGTACTTGTCGAGTTCCGCGACGATCTGGCGCGGGGTGCGTTCTTCGTGCATGAGCATGTCGGAAGCGCCGAGCCGCGGGCCCGGCGCGATGAGCAAAAGGGAGAGGCGTTGTACGAGGGGAGGCCCGCCGGGTTTATGGAATTCCGACGACGCCTGAAATGACGCCGGACCCCCCGCCGCGCTCGCGGTCGCTCACTCCGGGACGCGTCCCTCCGTTCACTCCCAGCTTCGCGCGGCTGTCCCCCTCGATGAGGGGGACAGCTTTTCGAGCGTATGCGAGAAAGGCAGGGGGTTGCGCTTACTCCTCTTCGGTCGCGAGGTCGCCGAACTCGCCTTCGTAGTCGGCTCCGTCGCCGTTGGACTCGTACTCGTCCTCGTCGTCGTAGTCGGCGCGCATCTCGTTCTGCACCTCGCGGACGGCGGGGTGCTCGGGGTTGACGATGAGGACGGTGTAGTCGTAGGGCATCCCCTTGCGGCGCTCGAGCCGGCACGCCCCGCAGTCCTCGAGGTCGCCGATGAGCGACTTCGGATCGTGGTCTTCGATGTCGCCGAGCTCTTCGGAGAGCTTGCGGAGGAGCGGCGTGAGGTAGACCTCGTCGTACTGCCCGAAGTAGTCCTCGATCACGCGGAGGGCCTCGACGTCGATGGGGAAGGGGAGGTCGGTGACCTCGGCGAACTCCGTCGTCGTCTCCGGCTGGCCGTTCGCGTGGTGATCCTCCTGGAGGAGGGTGCGGGCGTCCTCGGTCATCAGCGTCTCGGCGTCGATGAAGCGGCCGGCGTCGACGTTCTCGAAGAGGCGGGCCGAGAGGTGCTCGCGGAAGGAGACCATGATGACCTCGCAGCCGCGCCGCTGGATCGCCTGCACGAGCGGGACGTAGTCGCGGTCGCCGGAGACGAGGACGACGGTGGCGATGTCGCGCCGGTCCTGCACGAGGTCGAGCGCGTCGATGCAGAGCTGGAGGTCGGTCGTGTTGCGGTGCATCGTCGAGGGGACGAAGCACGGGTCGATGCCGAGGAGGTAGAGCGCGCGCTGGACGTGGCGGGCGTGGTCGTCGAGCCCCGCGAAGTCGGCGTAGGCGCGGCCGACGGCGATGGGGGCTTCCTGCTCGACCAACCGCTGGCGCAGCGCGTCGATCATGTCGAGGATGTGGTCCCCCGGCGAGGCGTGGCCTTCGAGCCTGTTCTTGAGGTAGTAGTAGAGGTTTTGGTAATCGATCAAGACGGCGGCACGGGCAGAGCCCGGCGCCTGGTGGGTAGGTTCGCGCATGGTTACAATCGTAGCGTTGTGCCCGCGTCCCCGCAGACGCACGGCCCCGATCCGTAGAATTTTCCGGATTCAGTCCGTCCCCTGGGTGCCGGTGGCTGTGGTGGCAGCCTCCGGTTCCTTCGCGTCGAGTTCGAGGATCGTGAGGTTATGGTTCGTGTAAATGCAGATGTCAGCCGCGATGTGAAGCCCCTCTTCGACGATTTCCCGCGCCGAGAGTCCGCTGCTGTGCTTGAGTAGCGCCCTCGTGGCGGCGAGGGCGTAGGGCGCCCCGCTCCCGATGGCGAGGATGTCATCGTCGGGCTCGATGACGTCGCCGGTCCCGCTGATGAGCAGGAGCCGGTCAGAGGCAGCGACGGCGAGGAGGGCTTCCAGCCGGCGGAGGTAGCGGTCCGTCCGCCAGTCCTTCGCCAGCTCGACGGCGGCGCGTGTGGTGTTGCCGCCGTACTTCTGGAGCTTTTCCTCGAACCGCTCGAAGAGCGTGAACGCGTCGGCGGTGGCGCCGGCGAACCCCGCGAGGATCTTCCCCCCGAACAATGGGCGAACCTTCTGCGCGCTGTGCTTGAGCACGGTGTCTTTCATCGTCGCCTGCCCGTCGGAGCCGAGGACAACGCGGCCGTTGTGTCGCACGCCGAGTACGGTGGTGGCGTGGATGGCCGGGAAGGCCGAGCGATGGGTGGAAGACATGCGGGAAGGAAATTAGGGGAGGAGACCGCAGCGTGGGATAGCCGTCGCCTGGTCGCTGAGGCGTAAAGATACGATATCTAAATTATGTCGTCGTCGAAACAAGCACTTGCCTAGCCCGCCGTCTCAGCGGCCGTATCCGGCGAGCAGTTCGACGATGGCGTCCTGCGCCCGCGTCACCCGCCCGACGCTCGTGCCGAAGTTGTTGGCGAGGAGGGCGAACGCGAGGGGCGTCCCGGCCGCGGTCGTTACGTAGCCGCTGAGGTTGCGGGCTCCGGTGACGGTCCCCGTCTTCGCGCGGGCGTTGCCTCGCGCGCGGCCCGAGCGGAGCCGCCGCTGCAGCGTGCCGTCCTCCCCGCCGACGGCGAGGGAGCGCACGTACGCCTCGGTGACGCGGGGGTCCGGGTGGACCCACATCACGCGGAGGAGGCCCGTCACGTCCTCCGGCGACACCGAGTTGTAGGGGGAGATGCCGGAGCCGTCGCGCAGCCGCATCGTCTCGAGGTCCATCCCGGCGCGCTCGAAGAGGGGCGCGGCGGCGAGGAGCCCGGCCTCGGCGGAGCCGCAGTCGACGTCGTCCGGCCGGTCCTCGGGGCAGCGCACGGCGCCGAGCGTCTTGAGCAGATGTTCGGCGTAGAGGTTCTGGCTCTCCTTGTTGGTGAGGGCGACGATCTCGGAGAGCGGGCGCGACGTGTGCGTGGCAACCGGGATGAGCCGCCGGTACTCCGGCTTCTCGCGCCAGTCGTCGATGTCTACGGGGTCGCCGTCGACGTGGACGCCCTCGGCGCGGAGTGTGGCGCGGAGGACGTGCGCGAAGTAGCGCGTCGGGTTGTGCACCGAGACCGTCTGCTGGAGGCGCTCGCCGACCGGCACCTCGGACTCGATCCAGAACGTGTTGCCGCCGCGCTCGCGCCGGATCTCGCGGTCGGCGTCCCGCCGCGAGCGGACCGTCTCGGTTTTGTTGACGAAGTAGACGTAGTCGGTATCGCCCGGCTCCCAGCTCAGCTCGGCGCGGCGGCCGATCCGCTCGCCCCGCGCGGTGACGACGATGCGCCCCTCGTTAAAGGAGAGCCCGCTGATCTCGGCGGCGAAGCGCGAGGGCACGTCGTCCCACGCCCAGCCGTTGCCGAGTTCGGTGTCGTCGAACACGTCGTCGTCGCCGATGACGTGCTCGGTGACGGCCGTGATGCCGCGGGCTTTGACGGAGTCCGCCCATGCGCGGAAGAGCGCCGTAGCGTCGGCGTCGTGGGGGTAGCCCTCGGTGAAGGCGCGGTCGCCGATCGTCGGGTCGCCGGAGCCGCGGACGACGAGGTTGCCTTCGAGGACCGAGCCGCGCACGGTGCCGTCGAGGTAGAGCGTCGTCGTGTAGCGGTAGTCGGGGCCGAGCCCGTCGAGCGCGGCGGCCGTCGAGAACAGCTTCTGGTTCGAGGCCGGGATGAAGTTCTTCCGCTCGTTCCGGGCGTAGACCGTGTCGCCCGTCGCGAGGTCGACGACGTGGAGGCCCCAGAACGCATCGTCGAAGTCGGGGTCGTCTATGATGGCGTCGATGGCGGCGCGGAGCGCTTCCGGCGATGACTGCGCGCGGGCCGGGCCCGCGAGCCAGACGAACCCGAGGACGAGGAGGAGGGCCGTGCGCGTCACGATCGTTGAGGGATGGGGTGGGGAGGTGCCGAGGTCCGGTACCGCCGAGCGGCGAAACGGCACGAGCCGCTCTCTCTGCTCGGTCGGGCCCCCGGTGCGGGGCACGTGCCTGTTAGCGGAGCGACGTGTTCTCCAACTCCTCGCGCTCGGGCGAGATCTGGTCGAGGAGCACGTACACGTAGTCCACTGTGCTGAGCGCGGCGGAGGGTTCGAGGTAGATCACGAGGTCGTTCCGGCCCTTCGCGGCGAACACCGAGTCCACCTTCCCCACGGGGATGCCGGGCGGGAACGTCCCGCTGAACCCGCTCGTGACGACGAGCTGGCCGCGCACGACGGGCTCCGTCTTGCCCACGTACTCCATCAGCAGCCGGTCGTAGGCCGTCCCGTCCCAGCGGACGACGCCGTCGCGGCCGAGCAGCTCGATCTGTGCCGGGACGCGGAAGTCGGTGTTCTGGTGCGGCATCACGAGGGCGTAGTTCTCGCTCGCGAGCACCACTTTTCCTATGATCCCGCGCTCGTCGATCACGGCCATGCCGACGCGCACGCTGTCGCTCGTGCCGACGTTGAGCGTGAGGAGGTTGTCCTGCTTCGTGATGTCCTTGCCGACGATGCGCGCGGGCACCATGTCGAAGCTGACGGAGTCGCGGAAGGCGACGAGCGCGCGGAGCCGGTCGTTCTCGCGACGGGCTTCGCGGAGGCGCGCCACCTCCGCCGCGAGGGCGATGTTGTCGGCCCGCAGTTCGTCGTTCTCATCGAGGGCGCGGGTGTAGCG includes:
- the dacB gene encoding D-alanyl-D-alanine carboxypeptidase/D-alanyl-D-alanine-endopeptidase, whose translation is MTRTALLLVLGFVWLAGPARAQSSPEALRAAIDAIIDDPDFDDAFWGLHVVDLATGDTVYARNERKNFIPASNQKLFSTAAALDGLGPDYRYTTTLYLDGTVRGSVLEGNLVVRGSGDPTIGDRAFTEGYPHDADATALFRAWADSVKARGITAVTEHVIGDDDVFDDTELGNGWAWDDVPSRFAAEISGLSFNEGRIVVTARGERIGRRAELSWEPGDTDYVYFVNKTETVRSRRDADREIRRERGGNTFWIESEVPVGERLQQTVSVHNPTRYFAHVLRATLRAEGVHVDGDPVDIDDWREKPEYRRLIPVATHTSRPLSEIVALTNKESQNLYAEHLLKTLGAVRCPEDRPDDVDCGSAEAGLLAAAPLFERAGMDLETMRLRDGSGISPYNSVSPEDVTGLLRVMWVHPDPRVTEAYVRSLAVGGEDGTLQRRLRSGRARGNARAKTGTVTGARNLSGYVTTAAGTPLAFALLANNFGTSVGRVTRAQDAIVELLAGYGR
- the mreC gene encoding rod shape-determining protein MreC; translated protein: MFRSLWHRVRDYILLVVLLVVSLVVLLSQNGPLFRSARALSLQATAPVEGTFTWTDRYTRALDENDELRADNIALAAEVARLREARRENDRLRALVAFRDSVSFDMVPARIVGKDITKQDNLLTLNVGTSDSVRVGMAVIDERGIIGKVVLASENYALVMPHQNTDFRVPAQIELLGRDGVVRWDGTAYDRLLMEYVGKTEPVVRGQLVVTSGFSGTFPPGIPVGKVDSVFAAKGRNDLVIYLEPSAALSTVDYVYVLLDQISPEREELENTSLR